A region from the Muribaculum gordoncarteri genome encodes:
- a CDS encoding CvfB family protein translates to MIKIGDYNELEVARKVDFGIYLTDGDGTDILLPQRYVPGNPDVGQKLRVFVYVDSEGRLIATTEEPYVTVGQFAFLRVVDVNSTGAFLDWGLPTKHLLCPYREQKMKMYPGRRYPVYVYLDDSSKRIVASARIERFLNNRIPDYRSGAEVKALVLQRTDIGYKVIVDNLYSGMIYNGDIYVDIAIGQTIDARVKYIRPDRKIDLTLRSHEYDRVATAERAILRYLEMNNGFSPMGDNSSPDEIRVVFGCSKKDFKKAIGQLYKQGKIALVEDGLRLIADK, encoded by the coding sequence ATGATTAAAATTGGAGATTACAACGAGCTTGAAGTCGCTCGAAAAGTCGATTTTGGAATCTATCTGACTGATGGTGACGGAACCGATATCCTTTTACCTCAACGATATGTGCCGGGAAATCCCGATGTAGGCCAAAAGTTGAGGGTGTTTGTTTACGTGGACTCGGAGGGTAGGCTTATTGCAACTACCGAGGAGCCTTACGTAACGGTAGGACAGTTTGCATTTCTTCGTGTTGTCGATGTCAATTCTACCGGAGCATTTCTTGACTGGGGACTTCCTACCAAGCATCTGCTGTGTCCTTATCGCGAACAGAAGATGAAGATGTATCCCGGCCGCCGCTATCCTGTCTACGTGTATCTTGACGATTCGTCAAAGCGAATAGTGGCTTCGGCCCGCATAGAGCGTTTCCTGAACAATCGAATTCCCGACTATCGCTCGGGTGCCGAGGTGAAGGCGCTTGTGCTGCAGCGCACCGACATAGGCTACAAGGTCATTGTCGACAACCTCTACAGCGGAATGATATACAACGGCGACATATATGTCGACATAGCAATAGGCCAGACTATCGACGCGCGTGTGAAATACATTCGTCCCGACAGGAAAATCGACCTGACGCTGCGCTCGCATGAATATGACCGCGTGGCTACAGCCGAGCGTGCCATATTGCGCTATCTTGAAATGAACAATGGCTTTTCACCGATGGGCGACAACTCTTCACCCGATGAAATAAGAGTAGTGTTCGGCTGCAGCAAGAAGGACTTCAAGAAGGCCATAGGCCAGCTTTACAAGCAAGGCAAAATAGCACTGGTTGAAGACGGGTTGAGGCTTATTGCCGATAAATGA